The nucleotide window AGATCCTCACCGCCGGCGCCATCGACTCGCACGTGCACCTGCTCTCGCCGTCGCAGATCCACGAGGCCCTCGCCACCGGCATCACCACCATCGTCGGCGGTGGCACCGGGCCGTCCGAGGGGTCGAAGGCCACCACGGTCACGCCGGGCGCCTGGCACCTCGAGACCATGCACCGCTCACTGGACGCACTGCCGGTCAACTTCCTGCTGTTGGGCAAGGGCAACACCGTCTCTGCGGATGCCTTCCGTGAGCAGGCGCTCGCCGGGGCGGCCGGCTACAAGGTGCACGAAGACTGGGGATCCACCCCGGCCGCGATCGACGCGTCGCTCAAGGCGGCGGAGGAGTTCGGCCTGCAGGTGGCCCTGCACTCGGACTCCCTGAACGAGTCCGGTTTTGTCGAGTCGACCATCGGGGCCATCAACGGCCGCTCCATCCACGCCTTCCACGTGGAAGGCGCCGGCGGCGGGCACGCCCCCGACATCCTGAGCATCGCGTCGCTGCCGCACATCATCCCCGGCTCGACCAACCCGACCCTGCCGCACACCGTGAACACCGTCGCCGAGCACCTGGACATGCTCATGGTCTGCCACCACCTGAACCCGTCGGTGCCGGAGGACCTCGCGTTCGCGGAGTCCCGCATTCGGGCCACGACCATCGCCGCCGAAGACATCCTGCACGACATGGGCGCACTGTCGGTCGTCTCCTCGGATTCCCAGGCGATGGGGCGTATCGGCGAGGTGATCACCCGCACCTGGCAGGTCGCGCACGTGATGAAGGCCCGCCGCGGTGCACTCTCCACCGCGCTGCCCGCCGACAACGAGCGCGCCCGCCGCTACGTGGCGAAGTACACCATCAACCCCGCGGTCGCGCACGGCATCGACTCCGAGGTCGGCTCGGTCGAGGCCGGCAAACTCGCCGACCTCGTGCTCTGGGAACCGAAATTCTTCGGCATCCGCCCCTCCGTGATCATCAAGGGCGGCGGCCTGGTCTGGGGCGCGCTCGGCGACCCGAACGCGTCGATTCCCACCCCGCAGCCCGTTCTGATGCGGCCGTCCTTCACTCATTCGATCGGTGCCGACCTCTCGGTGTCGTTCGTGTCGCCGGCCGCGCTGGACGACGGCCTCGTCGACCGACTGGGCCTGCGCCGACGCCTGGCCGCCGTGGCCCCCACCCGCGATATCGGCAAGGCCGACATGAAGAACAACGACGTGCTGCCGCGCATCGACATCCGCCCGGATACCTTCGCCATCTCGATCGACGGTGATCACGTGGTGCCCGCCCCGGTCGACCGCCTGCCGCTCGCGCAGCTCTACACGATGTTCTAGCCGACGCCGATGACCATCACCACGACAAGACTTCCACCGCCACTGTCGTCCGCGACGATCTCGATGATGCTCGCGGATGCGCGCCTGCCGGTGGGCGGCCACGTGCACTCCGCGGGGCTCGAGCCCGCTCTGGCCGGGGGGATGTCGGCCGCCCAGGTTCCCGCCTACATGCTGGGCCGTGCCCGCACGGTGACCCTGGTGGAGGCCGGCACCGCCGTTGTGGCGCGCCACCTGGCCCTGCAGGCAGCGGCGCCGCAGGATCGGGGCGGGAAGTCCACGCAGCAACTGGTGCTCGCCCTGGCCAGGGTCGACCGTGCCTGGGCGGCCCGC belongs to Cryobacterium sp. SO2 and includes:
- a CDS encoding urease subunit alpha, which codes for MVEISRERYAAIYGPTAGDQVRLGDTDLWIEIEKDLTVGGEEAIFGGGKSIRESMAQGMTSRADGALDTVITNAIVLDWWGIVRADVGIRGGRIVALGRAGNSDIANGVHPQLAIGPSTDVISGEGKILTAGAIDSHVHLLSPSQIHEALATGITTIVGGGTGPSEGSKATTVTPGAWHLETMHRSLDALPVNFLLLGKGNTVSADAFREQALAGAAGYKVHEDWGSTPAAIDASLKAAEEFGLQVALHSDSLNESGFVESTIGAINGRSIHAFHVEGAGGGHAPDILSIASLPHIIPGSTNPTLPHTVNTVAEHLDMLMVCHHLNPSVPEDLAFAESRIRATTIAAEDILHDMGALSVVSSDSQAMGRIGEVITRTWQVAHVMKARRGALSTALPADNERARRYVAKYTINPAVAHGIDSEVGSVEAGKLADLVLWEPKFFGIRPSVIIKGGGLVWGALGDPNASIPTPQPVLMRPSFTHSIGADLSVSFVSPAALDDGLVDRLGLRRRLAAVAPTRDIGKADMKNNDVLPRIDIRPDTFAISIDGDHVVPAPVDRLPLAQLYTMF